A genomic segment from Agrobacterium vitis encodes:
- the epmA gene encoding EF-P lysine aminoacylase EpmA, translated as MTGMSEKRLSASPWWTPRVHADRRPFLLGRNAIQAALRLYFSRNDILEIDTATLQISPGNEAHLHAFATSAIGNDGQAYPLYLHTSPEFACKKLLAAGEPRIACFAHVYRNRERGPLHHPEFTMLEWYRAGEPYERLMDDCAAILALAAETTGTRQFSFRGGVCDPFAPFERLSVADAFARHAGIDLLGSVFAGGETDRDHLAAQLRQVGMRVAEDDGWADLFSRVIVEKVEPHLGFGRPTILDRYPVAEAALARPAADDPRVAERFELYACGVELANAFGELTDPQEQRRRFMLEMAEKQRVYGETYPLDEDFLEALAIMPEASGIALGFDRLVLLATGAQRIEQVLWTPVAEPQP; from the coding sequence ATGACTGGAATGAGCGAAAAGCGCCTCTCCGCCTCCCCTTGGTGGACACCGCGGGTCCATGCAGACCGCCGCCCCTTCCTGCTTGGCCGCAATGCCATCCAGGCCGCCCTGCGGCTCTATTTCAGCCGTAACGACATCCTGGAGATCGACACCGCAACCTTGCAGATCTCGCCCGGCAACGAGGCGCACTTGCATGCCTTCGCAACGAGCGCCATTGGCAATGACGGGCAGGCGTATCCTCTTTACCTGCATACATCACCGGAATTTGCCTGCAAGAAACTGCTGGCCGCCGGCGAGCCACGGATCGCCTGCTTTGCCCATGTCTATCGCAACCGGGAGCGTGGTCCCCTGCACCACCCGGAATTCACCATGCTGGAATGGTATCGCGCCGGGGAACCCTATGAGCGGCTGATGGACGATTGTGCTGCCATCCTGGCCCTTGCCGCCGAAACGACAGGAACCCGGCAATTTTCCTTCCGCGGCGGCGTTTGCGATCCCTTTGCGCCGTTTGAGCGGCTCAGCGTTGCCGATGCTTTTGCGCGCCATGCGGGCATCGATCTTCTGGGCAGCGTGTTTGCCGGCGGCGAAACCGACCGCGACCATCTGGCCGCACAGCTACGGCAGGTAGGCATGCGCGTTGCCGAAGACGATGGCTGGGCCGATCTGTTCAGCCGGGTGATCGTTGAAAAAGTCGAACCGCATCTGGGCTTTGGCCGGCCCACCATTCTCGACCGCTATCCGGTGGCGGAAGCCGCCCTTGCCCGGCCCGCGGCTGACGATCCGCGCGTCGCCGAGCGGTTCGAACTTTATGCCTGCGGCGTCGAACTGGCCAATGCCTTCGGCGAGTTGACCGATCCGCAGGAGCAACGCCGTCGCTTCATGCTGGAAATGGCGGAGAAGCAGCGGGTGTACGGCGAAACCTATCCGCTGGACGAGGATTTTCTGGAGGCGCTGGCCATCATGCCGGAAGCGTCAGGTATCGCGCTCGGTTTCGACCGGCTGGTGCTGCTGGCGACTGGTGCGCAGCGGATCGAGCAGGTGTTGTGGACACCGGTGGCGGAGCCGCAACCGTGA
- the efp gene encoding elongation factor P: protein MVKVIASSVRKGNVLEVDGKLYVVLTAQNFHPGKGTPVTQIDMRRIVDGVKVSERWRTTEQVERAFVEDVNHQFLYEDGEGFHFMNPENYDQIVVDVDTMGDQKAYLQEGMTCVISMYEGVALALDLPRHVTLEIMETEPVVKGQTASSSYKPAMLSNGIRTLVPPHINAGTRVVIATEDNSYVERAKD, encoded by the coding sequence ATGGTCAAGGTCATCGCCTCTTCGGTCCGCAAGGGCAATGTTCTCGAAGTCGACGGCAAGCTCTATGTCGTGCTTACCGCGCAAAACTTCCATCCCGGCAAAGGCACGCCGGTGACCCAGATCGACATGCGCCGCATCGTTGACGGTGTGAAAGTGTCCGAACGCTGGCGCACGACCGAGCAGGTGGAGCGCGCTTTCGTCGAAGACGTCAACCACCAGTTCCTCTACGAGGATGGTGAAGGCTTCCACTTCATGAATCCGGAAAACTACGACCAGATCGTCGTTGATGTCGATACCATGGGTGACCAGAAGGCCTATCTCCAGGAAGGCATGACCTGCGTTATTTCCATGTATGAAGGTGTTGCGCTGGCGCTTGACCTGCCGCGCCATGTGACGCTGGAAATCATGGAGACCGAACCGGTCGTCAAAGGCCAGACGGCATCCTCGTCTTATAAGCCTGCGATGCTTTCCAACGGCATCCGCACCCTGGTACCGCCGCATATCAATGCCGGAACCCGCGTGGTGATTGCCACTGAAGACAATTCCTATGTTGAGCGTGCCAAGGACTGA
- a CDS encoding energy-coupling factor ABC transporter permease, whose amino-acid sequence MHIEVGIIDPVRIALANAAALSLVASQLPALWRHPLMLPKTALAAVAFSIMMQVWHLPVGPSELHLIGATTIYLLFGFTPAMLGFALGLILQAFLFEPGDIPHLGVNALSLMLPMMVVHYTFGKRLFSGEIGKRFNLARVLGLDATYYAGVSAMVGFWLAISNDGLAFADWGRWVIAYAPVFAIEACITFTIVLGIRRIRHLPVTSQITEIDRLTFA is encoded by the coding sequence ATGCATATAGAAGTCGGGATTATTGATCCGGTCAGGATAGCGCTTGCCAATGCCGCTGCGCTGTCACTGGTTGCCTCGCAACTGCCTGCACTTTGGCGTCATCCCCTGATGCTCCCTAAGACGGCGCTTGCCGCCGTTGCTTTCTCAATCATGATGCAGGTCTGGCATCTGCCAGTAGGGCCATCGGAATTGCACCTGATCGGTGCGACCACAATTTATCTTCTCTTCGGCTTTACGCCCGCCATGCTGGGCTTTGCGCTTGGCCTCATATTACAGGCATTTCTATTTGAGCCGGGGGATATTCCTCATCTCGGCGTCAATGCCCTGTCGCTGATGCTGCCGATGATGGTGGTCCATTATACCTTTGGGAAACGTCTTTTCTCCGGCGAAATCGGCAAGCGCTTCAATCTCGCCAGGGTATTGGGACTGGATGCCACCTATTATGCCGGGGTGTCAGCCATGGTCGGTTTCTGGCTGGCTATTTCTAACGACGGGCTTGCGTTTGCCGATTGGGGACGCTGGGTCATTGCTTATGCACCGGTATTTGCCATTGAGGCATGCATCACATTTACCATCGTACTCGGCATACGGCGGATACGGCACCTTCCCGTCACCAGCCAGATCACCGAGATCGACCGTTTGACCTTTGCCTGA
- a CDS encoding efflux RND transporter periplasmic adaptor subunit — translation MARHLTLSSIILVAALALSGCSDDGKKQAGGPGGPGGPGGERPPSPVSVLAIKKSTAPLTTVLSGRAEAFQSADIRPRVGGVIKEIAFKEGNFVKAGDLLYKIDEDTYRASLDEAKATLEKSEASVPAAEANLQRYERLANTGASQKEYEDAQTTLLQAKASVSESRASLQTAQINLDLTSVKAPFDGVTSATNYSIGNVVTASQTESLMTLRQIDPIYISLNESSLHLQRLRAAIAASNLKRNGNKADADAETTDIRLTMEDGTEYPHVGKIDMSEMAVSTSTGTVTIRALFDNPDNLILPGMYVRATITVGEEDGYLIPQRAASRNANGDLTAKFVNAENKVETRTFRSSKLSGNNWLVNDGVKEGDQLILDGFQSITDNAIVKPVPSEIDSKGFVIAPAAAKTATEAPKS, via the coding sequence ATGGCCAGACATCTCACCCTGTCATCCATTATTCTCGTGGCGGCGCTTGCGCTGAGCGGATGCAGCGATGATGGGAAAAAGCAAGCCGGCGGCCCGGGTGGACCAGGGGGCCCAGGGGGCGAGAGACCGCCAAGCCCAGTCAGCGTTCTCGCGATTAAAAAATCCACCGCACCGCTGACGACCGTCTTGTCGGGCCGAGCAGAAGCATTCCAATCCGCAGACATTCGTCCACGGGTCGGCGGGGTGATCAAGGAAATCGCCTTCAAGGAAGGCAACTTCGTCAAGGCTGGCGATCTGCTCTACAAGATCGACGAGGATACCTATAGGGCCTCATTGGACGAAGCCAAGGCGACCTTGGAAAAGTCCGAGGCGAGCGTACCGGCTGCCGAGGCAAATCTTCAGCGCTATGAGCGTCTGGCCAATACCGGTGCGTCGCAAAAGGAATATGAAGACGCCCAAACGACGCTGCTCCAGGCAAAGGCATCCGTGTCTGAATCGCGCGCCTCTCTTCAGACCGCACAGATCAACCTGGATCTGACATCGGTAAAGGCACCCTTCGATGGCGTCACATCGGCAACCAATTATTCGATCGGCAACGTCGTCACGGCCAGCCAGACAGAATCGTTGATGACCCTGCGGCAGATCGATCCGATCTATATCTCCCTGAACGAATCCAGCCTGCATCTCCAGCGTCTGCGCGCCGCCATCGCCGCCAGCAATCTAAAGCGCAACGGCAACAAGGCCGATGCCGATGCTGAAACGACCGATATCCGGCTGACGATGGAAGACGGTACTGAATATCCGCATGTCGGCAAGATCGACATGTCCGAAATGGCGGTCAGCACCTCAACCGGAACAGTGACCATTCGTGCATTGTTCGATAATCCTGACAACCTCATCCTGCCCGGCATGTATGTCCGCGCTACGATCACGGTTGGCGAAGAAGACGGTTATCTCATTCCGCAGCGCGCTGCGAGCCGCAATGCCAATGGCGACCTGACCGCCAAATTTGTAAACGCAGAAAATAAAGTTGAAACCCGGACATTCCGCAGCAGCAAGCTGTCTGGCAACAACTGGCTGGTCAACGACGGCGTCAAGGAAGGGGACCAGTTGATCCTCGATGGCTTCCAGTCGATCACCGACAACGCCATCGTCAAGCCGGTTCCCTCGGAAATCGATTCGAAGGGCTTCGTTATTGCGCCCGCCGCCGCGAAGACTGCTACGGAAGCACCGAAATCATGA
- a CDS encoding efflux RND transporter permease subunit, producing the protein MAKFFIRRPIFAWVIAIVIMLGGGLAITSLSISQYPEIAPPSVRISATYTGASADTVKKTVTQIIEDGMTGLDGLTYMTSSSTSGSSSITLTFDNSIDPDMAQVQVQNKLQLVESQLPSVVQNLGIEVTKSTSSILLVGALVSTDGKRTSADLGDIFSAQIEDQVKRLEGVGNINAFGSAFAMRIWLDPFKLRKFQLTPADVTSAIEAQNTQISVGSVGGLPAVEGQQINVTMTAQSQLTTVSDFERIILKVDTSGANVRLSDVARVEIGQESYTSTSRSNRQAASGFAVNLATGANALDTASRVKAKLAQIAPALPKNVSVIYPYDTTPFVSLSIEKVVHTLIEAIVLVFFVLLIFLQNLRATFIPMIAVPVVLLGTFGILALTGYSINTLTMFAMVLAIGLLVDDAIVVVENVERIMSEEGLPPLEATQKSMGEITGAIVGIALVLTAVFVPMAFFGGSTGIIYRQFSVTIISAMLLSAVVAIVLTPALCATILKPIDKSHKKTTGPAAWFNRNFDRTTNGYVWSIGHLLRRPLRLLLIFAVLVGGCAWLFLRLPSSFLPQEDQGVLMTIVQLPNGSTSAQTGEVMKKVEDYLLDKESSVVDSVFAVNGFSFNGSGQNYGLVFAKLKDFDLRKEPNMAAGAIVQRAMGYFMTIREAQVFPILPPAIQGMGNSSGFSLYLVDNGNHGSEALSIAAKQLLAQANSSGIITAMRPNDRDEESQVKLILDQEKLSAMGVTISDANSMLTTIFAGTNVNDFTLNNKIKKVYVQADAPYRMQAEDIKYWDARNSSNEMVPFSSFTDAKWVNGLPSISAFNAVTAFSLDGSAAPGVSSGDAMNEVERLVSKMDGGYTVAWQGISYQERLSGSQAPLLYALSVLIVFLCLSALYESWSIPFSVIMAVPIGILGAVAAATLMGQDNDVYFKVGLLTTIGLAAKNAILIVEFAKERQEHGLSLMDATLEAARLRLRPIIMTSLAFILGVVPLAIATGAGSAAQNAIGIGVLGGMLSATLLGIFFVPSFFVIVRRASNRAKAKEELLQAEQKR; encoded by the coding sequence ATGGCAAAATTCTTCATACGGCGACCGATTTTCGCCTGGGTGATCGCGATCGTGATCATGCTGGGCGGCGGGCTTGCCATCACCAGCCTTTCGATCTCGCAATATCCGGAAATCGCACCACCTTCTGTCCGCATCAGCGCCACCTATACCGGTGCCAGCGCCGATACCGTGAAGAAAACCGTTACTCAGATCATTGAGGACGGCATGACCGGCCTTGATGGCCTGACATACATGACGTCCTCGTCCACGTCCGGATCTTCATCCATTACGCTGACCTTCGACAACAGCATCGATCCGGATATGGCCCAAGTCCAGGTCCAGAACAAACTGCAATTGGTGGAATCACAATTACCGTCCGTGGTGCAAAATCTCGGCATCGAAGTGACGAAATCGACCTCCAGTATCCTGTTGGTCGGCGCTCTCGTATCCACGGATGGCAAGCGCACATCGGCAGACCTCGGCGACATCTTTTCAGCTCAGATCGAAGACCAGGTGAAGCGCCTGGAAGGCGTCGGCAATATCAATGCCTTCGGCTCCGCCTTTGCTATGCGCATCTGGCTCGATCCATTCAAGCTGCGCAAGTTCCAGCTGACGCCAGCCGACGTGACATCGGCCATCGAAGCGCAAAATACCCAGATTTCGGTCGGCTCGGTCGGCGGTCTTCCTGCCGTGGAAGGACAGCAAATCAACGTCACGATGACAGCTCAGAGCCAGCTGACCACTGTGTCGGACTTTGAGCGGATCATTTTGAAGGTCGATACCAGCGGCGCCAATGTTCGTTTGAGCGATGTCGCCCGCGTTGAAATCGGCCAGGAAAGTTACACGTCCACCTCCCGCTCAAACCGGCAGGCTGCCTCCGGCTTCGCGGTCAACCTTGCGACGGGCGCGAACGCACTCGATACCGCTTCGCGTGTCAAGGCGAAACTGGCGCAGATTGCACCCGCCTTGCCGAAAAATGTCAGCGTCATCTACCCATATGACACAACGCCGTTTGTGTCCTTGTCGATCGAAAAGGTCGTTCATACGCTGATCGAAGCCATTGTGCTGGTGTTCTTCGTATTGTTGATCTTCCTGCAGAATCTGCGGGCGACATTCATTCCGATGATTGCCGTGCCCGTCGTGCTGCTTGGAACCTTCGGCATCTTGGCGCTGACGGGATATTCAATCAACACGCTGACCATGTTTGCCATGGTGCTTGCCATCGGTCTTCTCGTTGATGACGCTATCGTCGTCGTTGAAAATGTCGAGCGCATCATGTCCGAGGAGGGCCTTCCTCCCCTGGAGGCGACCCAGAAATCCATGGGTGAAATCACTGGCGCCATCGTCGGCATCGCCCTGGTGTTGACGGCCGTGTTTGTTCCCATGGCATTTTTCGGTGGCTCGACCGGTATTATCTATCGTCAGTTTTCGGTCACCATCATCTCGGCAATGCTGCTTTCTGCGGTTGTCGCTATCGTTCTGACACCTGCGCTTTGCGCGACGATACTGAAACCGATCGACAAGAGTCATAAGAAGACCACCGGTCCAGCCGCATGGTTCAATCGCAATTTCGACCGCACGACCAATGGCTACGTCTGGTCCATTGGTCACCTGCTAAGGCGCCCGCTTCGGCTTCTTTTGATATTCGCTGTCCTGGTCGGCGGTTGCGCCTGGCTGTTCCTGCGCCTGCCCTCTTCCTTCCTGCCACAGGAAGACCAGGGCGTGCTGATGACGATCGTCCAGCTGCCGAATGGCTCGACCTCGGCACAGACGGGCGAAGTGATGAAAAAAGTCGAGGATTATCTTCTCGACAAGGAATCCAGCGTTGTCGACTCGGTTTTCGCCGTCAATGGTTTCAGCTTCAACGGAAGTGGCCAGAACTATGGCCTGGTTTTCGCTAAGCTGAAGGATTTCGATCTGCGCAAAGAGCCGAATATGGCCGCTGGTGCCATCGTTCAACGAGCGATGGGTTATTTCATGACCATTCGTGAAGCGCAGGTCTTTCCAATCCTGCCACCGGCCATTCAGGGCATGGGTAACTCCAGTGGTTTTTCCTTGTATCTCGTCGATAACGGGAACCACGGCTCTGAAGCACTGTCTATTGCCGCCAAACAGCTGCTGGCGCAGGCCAATAGCAGCGGCATTATCACGGCCATGCGTCCGAACGACCGCGATGAGGAAAGTCAGGTCAAGCTTATCCTCGACCAGGAAAAGCTCAGCGCCATGGGCGTGACAATTTCTGACGCAAACTCCATGCTGACGACGATTTTCGCTGGCACCAATGTCAATGACTTCACGCTGAACAACAAGATCAAGAAGGTCTACGTACAGGCCGATGCGCCCTATCGTATGCAGGCCGAGGACATAAAGTATTGGGATGCCCGCAATTCGAGCAATGAGATGGTCCCCTTCTCATCGTTCACGGATGCAAAATGGGTTAACGGGCTTCCCTCTATTTCCGCTTTCAACGCCGTCACAGCCTTCTCCCTTGACGGTTCGGCGGCACCCGGCGTCAGCTCCGGCGATGCCATGAACGAAGTGGAGCGGCTGGTGTCGAAAATGGACGGTGGCTACACCGTCGCCTGGCAGGGCATTTCCTATCAGGAAAGATTATCGGGATCGCAGGCGCCTCTGCTCTACGCCTTGTCGGTTTTGATCGTCTTCCTGTGCCTCTCGGCATTGTATGAAAGCTGGTCAATCCCCTTCTCGGTCATCATGGCCGTGCCAATCGGCATTCTCGGCGCCGTCGCCGCGGCAACCTTGATGGGGCAGGACAACGACGTCTACTTCAAGGTCGGGCTGCTCACCACGATAGGCCTGGCGGCAAAGAACGCCATTCTGATCGTCGAGTTTGCCAAGGAGCGGCAGGAACACGGATTGAGCCTGATGGATGCGACCCTGGAGGCGGCAAGACTTCGTCTTCGGCCGATCATCATGACATCGCTCGCCTTCATTCTCGGTGTTGTTCCGCTGGCAATCGCCACTGGCGCGGGCTCTGCCGCGCAGAATGCAATCGGCATCGGCGTACTCGGTGGTATGCTTTCTGCAACACTGCTGGGAATTTTCTTTGTTCCATCCTTTTTTGTTATTGTCAGACGCGCTTCAAACCGTGCAAAAGCCAAAGAAGAGCTGTTACAAGCTGAGCAGAAACGATAG
- a CDS encoding efflux transporter outer membrane subunit, with translation MVSVRLAAPFAMLLLSGCVMGPEHSPPQTALPAKFTEGGTKSAQDTTTVQWWTAFNDARLNTLINQGVNQNLDVLQALERIEQARATVVTSSAGGLPSLTGTASESGSQTNGGYNSQPRAWESKGELSASWLLDLWGQYRRAKQSATASLDAAYASVDTSRLTYLSDLATAYIDARYYQARIAIANEAVKSRRETLALTKLQLEAGAASRLDVVQSEGLVNSQLADIPGFEANFYSNAYHISTLLGLPASTLINDLKKHAPQPVARRVVLSGIPADLIRNRPDIRKAERDLAAAVYDIGNAQAQLLPSITLSGSISPSYVHSNTHGTANTWSFGPSLSLPIFDGGTLRANVKNAQSVAREKYLAWKQTVLNGVEDVESALAAYNRDARAVAANRAYVKSYKEALELSTASYKDGASSLLDVLDAQRELTTAQASLAESIQQMANDYVTLNVAIGGGYNFNGKAQAIEATVKPADIPPALAKAK, from the coding sequence ATGGTCTCCGTACGCTTAGCTGCGCCCTTTGCAATGCTGCTTCTGTCAGGTTGCGTGATGGGTCCCGAGCACAGCCCGCCACAAACAGCACTTCCTGCCAAGTTTACAGAAGGCGGGACCAAATCTGCGCAGGACACAACCACTGTTCAGTGGTGGACTGCGTTCAACGATGCGCGCCTCAACACGCTGATCAACCAGGGTGTCAACCAGAATCTCGATGTTCTGCAGGCACTGGAGCGGATCGAACAGGCGCGCGCGACAGTCGTCACCTCATCTGCCGGCGGCCTACCAAGCCTGACGGGCACGGCAAGCGAAAGCGGCAGCCAGACCAATGGCGGCTATAATTCTCAGCCCCGCGCTTGGGAATCCAAAGGCGAGCTTTCCGCGTCCTGGCTTCTCGATCTCTGGGGTCAATACCGCCGCGCCAAGCAGAGCGCTACGGCGTCGCTTGATGCTGCCTATGCCAGCGTCGATACGTCTCGCCTGACCTATCTCTCCGATCTGGCGACAGCCTATATCGATGCCCGCTACTATCAGGCTCGAATCGCAATCGCCAACGAAGCCGTCAAGTCTCGTCGCGAAACTCTGGCGCTGACCAAGCTCCAGCTTGAGGCCGGTGCTGCTTCGCGCCTCGACGTCGTGCAGTCCGAAGGTCTGGTCAACTCGCAGCTGGCGGATATTCCCGGCTTTGAAGCCAACTTCTATAGCAATGCCTATCATATCTCGACGCTCCTTGGCCTTCCGGCCTCGACGCTCATCAACGATCTGAAGAAGCATGCTCCTCAGCCGGTTGCCCGTCGTGTGGTTCTGTCGGGAATTCCGGCCGACCTGATCCGCAACCGTCCTGACATTCGCAAGGCAGAACGCGATCTGGCCGCTGCCGTCTATGACATTGGCAATGCGCAGGCGCAGTTGTTGCCTTCGATCACGCTCAGTGGTTCGATTTCGCCGTCCTATGTTCATTCGAACACCCATGGCACAGCCAATACCTGGTCCTTCGGTCCATCGCTCAGTCTGCCTATTTTCGATGGCGGTACATTGCGCGCCAATGTCAAGAACGCCCAGTCGGTCGCTCGTGAAAAATACCTGGCCTGGAAGCAGACTGTGCTGAACGGCGTCGAAGACGTTGAAAGCGCGCTTGCTGCCTATAACCGCGATGCTCGCGCCGTTGCAGCCAATCGCGCCTATGTAAAGTCCTATAAGGAAGCGCTCGAACTTTCGACCGCATCCTATAAGGACGGTGCTTCGTCCCTGCTCGACGTCTTGGATGCGCAGCGTGAGTTGACCACCGCTCAGGCCAGCCTTGCCGAGTCGATCCAGCAAATGGCCAATGACTATGTGACACTGAATGTGGCCATTGGCGGCGGCTATAATTTCAATGGCAAGGCCCAGGCTATTGAAGCCACCGTCAAGCCTGCGGATATCCCGCCCGCACTTGCCAAAGCCAAGTAA
- a CDS encoding TetR/AcrR family transcriptional regulator: protein MTAPKSTGKPTGRSAGKREPCRPRRSRRPAAETRQEILRAAEELFRQRGYQQVAMADIAAELEMSPANVFKHFHSKTALVDAIATAHLEKLMAGLADLELLPSPEMKLLQMAEQLLSKLLQDVCDNPHLFKMIVLTTDLELTAADLYREKICAIFENIVLEGVATGDFFVRDPRHTASVIATALEGVIHPLSITREKPEILHIRCRDLIGLVTTALQNPLAK from the coding sequence ATGACAGCGCCCAAAAGCACTGGCAAGCCCACCGGACGAAGCGCTGGCAAGCGGGAACCGTGCCGTCCGCGCAGGTCACGTCGTCCGGCGGCCGAAACTCGCCAGGAAATCCTCCGGGCGGCGGAGGAGCTGTTTCGCCAGCGCGGGTACCAACAGGTAGCGATGGCGGATATCGCAGCAGAGCTGGAAATGTCTCCGGCCAATGTATTCAAGCATTTTCATTCCAAAACCGCGCTGGTCGATGCGATCGCGACAGCCCATCTCGAAAAACTAATGGCCGGGCTCGCTGACCTGGAACTGCTTCCTTCACCTGAGATGAAATTGCTGCAGATGGCAGAGCAACTCCTGAGCAAACTGCTGCAGGACGTTTGCGACAATCCACACCTATTCAAAATGATCGTGCTGACCACCGATCTGGAACTCACCGCCGCCGATCTCTACAGGGAAAAGATTTGCGCCATTTTCGAAAATATCGTCCTTGAAGGCGTGGCGACGGGCGACTTTTTCGTAAGAGACCCGCGTCATACTGCATCCGTCATTGCCACCGCTTTGGAAGGGGTTATCCATCCACTTTCAATCACGCGGGAAAAGCCCGAAATTCTCCATATTCGCTGCCGGGATCTGATCGGCCTGGTGACGACCGCACTGCAAAATCCACTTGCAAAGTGA
- a CDS encoding lysine-2,3-aminomutase-like protein, translating to MTAPVRTVKTVGELVETGLVAAETGAQLEAVAARYAIAITPAMLALIDPNDPKDPIAAQFVPQAGELEHQPVERADPIGDHAHSPVEGIVHRYPDRVLLKVVHSCPVYCRFCFRREMVGPEGDGLLSGPALDAAIAYIRDHKDIWEVIFTGGDPLVLSPRRLRSILQQLGTIDHVRIIRFHSRVPVADPARIDKDLIDALQASGKTTYIAIHANHPRELTPQARAASEKLLQAGFALLSQTVLLKGVNDDVAVLADLMRAFVDMRIRPYYLHHPDLAPGTGHFRLSIEEGQAIVSALHGHLSGLCQPTYVLDIPGGHGKAPIDASRISKEGDHYRVTDFHGHHHIYRDQ from the coding sequence GTGACCGCTCCCGTCAGAACCGTGAAAACTGTCGGAGAACTGGTCGAGACCGGACTTGTTGCTGCCGAAACCGGTGCGCAACTGGAAGCGGTCGCTGCCCGCTACGCCATCGCCATCACCCCCGCCATGCTGGCGCTGATCGACCCAAACGACCCCAAAGACCCGATTGCCGCGCAATTCGTCCCACAAGCCGGTGAATTGGAGCATCAGCCGGTGGAGCGGGCCGATCCGATCGGTGACCATGCCCATAGCCCGGTCGAAGGCATTGTCCATCGCTATCCCGACAGGGTTCTGTTGAAGGTGGTGCATAGCTGCCCGGTCTATTGCCGTTTCTGCTTTCGCCGCGAAATGGTCGGACCGGAAGGCGATGGCCTGCTCTCAGGCCCGGCGCTGGACGCCGCCATTGCCTATATCCGTGACCACAAGGATATCTGGGAGGTCATCTTTACCGGCGGCGATCCGCTTGTTCTGTCGCCACGCCGGCTGCGGTCGATCTTGCAGCAATTGGGCACCATCGATCATGTCCGGATCATCCGGTTTCACAGCCGTGTTCCCGTCGCCGATCCGGCCCGTATCGACAAGGATCTGATCGACGCCTTGCAGGCGAGCGGCAAGACCACCTATATCGCCATACACGCCAACCACCCACGCGAACTGACGCCGCAAGCCCGGGCGGCGAGCGAAAAGCTCCTGCAAGCTGGCTTTGCGCTTTTAAGTCAAACAGTGCTGCTGAAGGGCGTTAATGACGATGTTGCTGTGCTGGCGGATCTGATGCGCGCTTTCGTCGACATGCGTATCCGGCCGTATTACCTGCATCACCCGGATCTGGCGCCCGGCACCGGCCATTTCCGCCTCAGCATAGAGGAAGGCCAGGCGATCGTCTCGGCCTTGCATGGGCATCTGTCGGGTCTCTGTCAGCCGACTTACGTGCTGGATATTCCCGGCGGCCACGGCAAGGCGCCGATCGATGCGAGCCGGATCAGCAAGGAAGGCGATCATTATCGGGTCACGGACTTCCATGGACATCACCATATTTATCGTGATCAGTAG
- a CDS encoding phosphoribosylaminoimidazolesuccinocarboxamide synthase: protein MRILKEAFFPELPNYYRGKVRENYDLPDGSRIIISTDRLSAFDRILACIPYKGQVLTQTARYWFEQTADICPNHVIAYPDPAIVIGKRLTILPVEVVVRGYLAGTTGTSILTLYKKGQRTMYGMTLPDGMRDNQKLPQAIITPTSKEFDGGHDAPLTPAEIIEKGLLTPDQWQQLSQYALALFARGQQKAAERGLILVDTKYEFGTDEAGNILLADEIHTPDSSRYWIAETYEQAFAQGTRPASFDKDFVRSWVAERCDPYKDDIPEIPQDLVEATSKVYIQAYEAITGLTFQADVSGETPLDRVKANLFSYLDRR from the coding sequence ATGCGCATTTTGAAAGAAGCTTTTTTTCCCGAGCTTCCCAACTATTATCGCGGCAAGGTCAGAGAAAATTACGATCTGCCGGATGGCAGCCGTATCATTATATCGACAGATCGTTTGAGCGCTTTCGACCGTATTCTGGCGTGCATCCCATATAAAGGTCAGGTCCTGACGCAGACGGCGCGCTACTGGTTTGAACAGACCGCGGATATTTGCCCCAACCATGTCATTGCCTATCCCGATCCTGCCATTGTCATCGGCAAGCGCCTGACGATCCTCCCCGTGGAAGTGGTGGTGCGCGGCTATCTGGCCGGTACGACCGGAACATCGATCCTGACGCTCTATAAAAAGGGCCAGCGAACGATGTATGGCATGACATTGCCGGACGGCATGCGTGATAATCAGAAACTGCCGCAGGCGATCATTACGCCGACCAGCAAGGAATTTGACGGCGGTCACGATGCACCGCTTACACCAGCCGAGATTATCGAAAAGGGCCTGCTGACGCCTGATCAATGGCAGCAGCTTTCCCAATATGCGCTGGCTCTTTTTGCTCGCGGCCAGCAGAAGGCGGCCGAACGCGGCCTTATTCTCGTCGATACCAAATATGAATTCGGCACGGACGAGGCAGGTAACATCCTTCTGGCTGATGAAATTCACACGCCAGACAGTAGCCGTTACTGGATTGCTGAAACTTATGAACAGGCTTTCGCCCAGGGAACCCGACCTGCCAGCTTCGACAAGGACTTCGTACGGTCCTGGGTGGCGGAACGATGCGATCCGTATAAGGACGATATTCCGGAAATTCCACAGGACCTGGTCGAGGCAACCTCCAAAGTCTATATCCAGGCCTATGAAGCCATCACAGGATTGACGTTCCAGGCCGATGTTTCCGGTGAAACGCCCTTGGATCGCGTGAAAGCAAACCTCTTCTCCTATCTAGACCGGCGCTGA